The segment ATATCGCGAAGGCAATTCAACCCTGTGCCCCGGCGAGGGATTGCGGAGCTCGACGTCCTCGTCCGACCTGAAAATTTCACGGACACCGCCCGACCAGCTGACTGGCTCAGTGAGAGAGTTAGTTTAGCGAGCATTCTTCCGGAGAAACGAAGGAATCAGCGGCGCTGAAATGGGGAAGCAGATGCCGAAGATGTCGGCTCGCGTGGTCAGCGCGATCAGGAATCTGCGAGAAACCCATGGCTCTACGTCCAAAGAAATCATGAACTATATCGCGTCGCAGTACAGCGCCCCGGAGCCGATCATACAGAGACAGGTATTTCTAGTTCCATTGCTCCTGGTGTAGAAATTTCGATCTTAAAGCTCCTAGCCGTCTTATCTATATCTCCATgcaaacaaaaaatgcaaatatatttttattttacacaagcaaatatttcaataccgataagtgttttattcaaaatacttgacgCTGCGAAGCCccggaaaatattgattgtcttagtattaatactacgattgacactagctaggttactCCGATCGCTACGATGAAGCTTCCTGAAGTTTTCTCAAGTATTTACTTCCCAGTGATATCACCTGCTCCCCAGATGCATGCAGCCCTAAAGCGCGGCCTGGACTACGGGATTCTGAAGAGGCACCACGGCCACTACTTCCTGAACGCGGACGCGGACGTACAGCAGCTAGCGTCGACCTTGGTGCCAGTGGAGAGGAGCCGACGCAGAAGACGGATGCCAAGCAGGCGACGGAGGGGCAGCAGCCGACGAAGACGAAGCTACGCAAGGAAACGAAGGCGAAGCAGTGGAAGGAGGCGTAGGAGAAGTCGATCACGGCGAAGGAGCAGGAGGCGAAGGAGTAGGAGGCTCAGGAGGGGCAAGAGGGCAGCCACGAAGCTGGGCACGATGGGCTGCACCAGATGCAGGTGCACCGCGAAGAAAAGCAGGGACACACAGGACCTGAGGAGCTGCGCGATAGAGCCAGCCGCCCCGGAGGACGACATGTGCGTGTACAGGAAGGAGAGCGACGTGGAGCGCCGTAGCAGGCACAGCAAAAGCCGGGATCGCAGCCTGAGCCGCAGTCGATCATCGGCGAACAGCGATCGAGATGCGGCGGACGATCGACAGGCGATCCGTGATCAAGATTAATGCGCCGGTGGAACTCGGTATACGGTTCATCCGCGCGCATCGTTAGCGGCGACAATCTCTCAGCACGTCGTCAGCGTCGATCGACATTCCCCGCGATACAAGCCGAACGGAACCGACGGTACGCTGTCGCGAGCCGTGTTGTTCGCCACCTCTGTCTAAATCATGTACCTATCCCGCCGTGTCACCCGACAAATTAATGTGTAACATTTTGATAGAGCGATGTACCCTTTTTTAGCACATACTTATCAATGGATCGATATTGTAAGTACCTATATATGTAGGATTAAACTCGAGCACCTGAATTTTATCAGAGTTTTTCAGCGCCGAGTATGAAATGGATACTGAACAGGGTAAGGGGTTGTAAAAAGTTCCCGGATTCCCTAGGTAAACTCTGAGGAATCGTGATCCCTAGCGGCCGCTGAGGAAACGAGCCAATCGTCGACCAGGCATATTTCCTCATCGATGGTCTCTCTCTTTCCTCGATTTTTCAGCTGCAACTTTTCACGGCCGTCGACGAAGCACGCCGCGCATCGGCGCGAGTTTCAGGCGCGAACGGGGGTCAGGGTCTGAGGTAGCCCGAATAAAACCAACGGCCATAACTCTTGCAGCGGCGGGGTCAAGGTGGGTTAGGAAGGATCGAGAAGTGATTAGTGGTATTTACCGGTCCCCACTGAGAGAGAGCCTGCCGATTCCCGGTACTGCTCGGACGTCCCGCAGGGTCCTGCGTCCGCGTCACAATGCCGCGATCTAACTGCTCCCTATTCTCCGGCAGGACTATCTCGGAGGTCGCCGCGACATTACCGGGGATATCAGGCGATATAAATGCGATTCTAACGGTCAGCATGGGCATTAAAAGAGTTTTCTCTACGCGGCAATCTTTCCCGAACTTCTTCGGAGGTCCATCTTCGACCGCGCGATGAAAAGGAGTCGTGCGGTAGGACTTCCGGGGGCTATCTCGATCTACGTCGATTTGTTTCTTTGAGGTCAAGGCTCTTTTTCATCCAAGTAGCGCCATGCAACGAGCAACAATGTTAGAGAGACTTGAACCGCGTACAGGTATTCCTCTGCTTCAACTGACCACGTTTGAAAAAGAGACTTTACAGAAGCGGCTAACCCTAACGTCACTTATTGGTGACCAATTGGAGAACGTGGTTGCGGCAGAGGCCTTACTTCGTATCACCTGGTCTCCTCGCCTACCGTTCTCTTTCCACGTGCTTCGTGGCCGCGGGCAACGCGTAACGAAGGAGACACGTCGAGGCTTTAATTCAGCTCCACTGGCCGGTAGTTTCGGGGCTCAGCGTGTGAGCCATTGTGCGCGATAACGAGTAAGCGACCCGCGCATTATGACCGTTCCCGCGCCGTGTGCTCCTCGTAACACGGCTTATTATTTCGTAGGGAGCCGAGGCGACGCGGCGCGGCAACGGGGCGCCGGGAGACGCATTCTGGCCGTTAATGAGCCGCGCAGGACTTATGGAAGCTCGATAACATGGTATCCCGCGATTACGACCTTGAAAATTACGATCACCTGCGCTTCCGCCCACGCACGACTTTCTACCAACAGGTGCTTCCACGGTGCCCGCGACCGGTTCCCTCGAATCGATCGAATCTGGGGTCACGCGTCTCGATCCTCCGCGAGCCGCGAGATTTTACGGAGATGGAATCTGTAGATGGCTGAGGAAACGTGTAGTCTTCTTCAATGAAGATAAACGCAACTTTACGACCAGCGCGCTCGGAACCTCGGAGACTCGAAATAAGCACTAGACTTCTTTCTACATTTAACGTTTCGTTATCATACATTATTAGACTGGTGAATCTATTATAGTAAGGAAATGTAGATCGCAAGATACGACCTGGACAAATTGCTCTTCTCCCAGTCACTCATTACGATTCCATCGAAGATGATCCTCCATCCCAAGCGAAACTCGCTCCCCCCTCGTTTGGTGCTGCGAAACTCGCGTCGCGATACCTCAGCACATAAGTCAAGGGTCGAGCAGTGGCGCGCGATAAGATAACAGTGGAGAGGGAGGAGCCCTTCTTCCCTTTCGAGCGTTACGCCTTATTTACTATTTAACGAGCGCCCTCGAGCCAGCGAGAGCTCGCGGCCGCCGATAAGGGGAAACGGACAAATTGAAAGAGGGATAATTTGCTGGAGGGAGGCGGCCTAAAAATCCACGTTACAACACGCCACTGACAAATTTACGAGTTCCACGCTGAAAGCCCCGTTATCGTTTCGTGCCCCTCTGTGTTCGGTGTCCTTCCTCGCTCTGATCTCACAATTAGTTCGCGGGAAGACGGTACTCTGGGAAGAGCAACTCCAGTCCACGAAGTTTTTTGGCTACCCGACTGGTTTCACCTGCCACAACGTTGCAATTTTCTCGGACGCCTCGCTGAAAGCTTCTTCGTACCCGCGCTCGTCGCTTAATTGAACTTTACGGTCGTTAGACTGGAAAGATTGAATAAAACGATACTCCCTGGTGCCCGGCGAAGTCACCGGTCGATTTCATAGGTACCAGACGTGCACTGTACCGTGCGCAGTGTGCAATCTGAATCCATAAACGGACTTGTCTAGGGGAAGAAGCCCGCGCGGAAGAAATGAAGACGTCCGCGGTGAAAGATTTCGATGGGTACGTCAGATATTCTCGGAATTCCAAGGGAACCCGGTACAAAAGCGGAGAAAGTACGAGGGAGGGTATCAGGGCATCTTGAAGCTCGGAGTGTGAAGTAAGCAAAGTAAAGAGTTCAGTTAAGCGCGAGTGACGCGAACGACGAGGGGGCTCGACCTATCTGAAGACGAATCGCGGCCGAAATCGTTTCTGGCTGCTTAAAAACGAGGAGAAACACGATGCGGTAAGAAGCGAAGCGGCTGGATGTTTGGTGGCTGAGCGGGACGGGATCtcacggggacgacgacgacgagtcgCGACGTGAATCCTCCTAAACGACGAGAGGAGAGAAGCCGTGGCAGGAAGAGGCCGGCAGAAAATCTCGACGATACGATCTTTCGTGCACGATTGCTCTTACGGCCGCGGTACGAAACGGTGGATCGAGGTGTCAGCCGTGTTCTCACGTGTACCGACCTGAGAGATAGCGTCACCCTGGCATTACGTGCGATATCATTAAGGTAGATTTATGTTGTACGCAACCGAGCCGGCTCCGGGGTTAGGTTGGGTTAGGCGTTAGGGCATACGATGCATGCAAGCTCGCCAGtatgcaagtattcgaatgaaTTGCTGCTGGCCAGTCAGAAACACTTTGCGAGGGACACGTTGCTCATCTCGCGGGCGCCATTCGCGGAATACTGCACAGGATTCGCCACCACGTTTCTAGATTTCATAAGTGAATGAAAAGCTTGGGGTAACTCGGTGTAATATGCCACCGCTGGTAttatgccacttctcaataattttttaaataatgcacagatgccggtaccatttgcactaattccgttcaatttagtgtaactgctaagacgacaatatagttataaaagtatcgtcttgatctaatttcacactgtgaCTAGAATGctgattatacatttgtgtgaacagttataAAAacaatcaatagattatgacaaagtagactaacaaacgaattttaccACCTCTCGCACACACGTTaacactatgtactttgtggagagattttcaatccttccttttatgatcgtgtggagtaatatgccacatgtttgtcggtataatatgccacaaactaatatttttataactttttctatttaatgccatcgagttgtatttttcgtattagaaccatgcctaagaagtatgtacgaacttcaaaccgtgctgtttggtcagacgaaagtttaaaggaagccattcgaatggtggaggaggctcgtactacaatacagaacaaattttgagaatgtagatattttttatgataattcgactgatgcagaaaatgtgcaactactgtgcaatatgtgaactatattattacgatgaaaaaggacctaaatgtgactgggtgaaaactacttgttgcaagaagtgggtccatgaagattgcgtagagattggggactgtttagtttgttagaaatagcttttttcaaatatattttacgattcatcgagttcaaatatttgtcattagttactaatagctttaatagtttaaaatattgttgattctcaaaAATTTGAGCGATTACTTCGCACTTCATaacttgtggcatattacctcagactttgtggcatatttacccaccacttgggtaaaaAGCCACTTTCgaagacttttgtatttgtacatttctcattgaactataaaagttacacatctttacttattagtcaatatacagaattagttacactttcatatggttttatctattgccctgtatctacttatacttgtgagatatcgcgtttcaaacttAACTGTGGCATGTTACCCCGAGTTAACCTATCTCTAATATAATCGAGACTAAACTAACTGAAATTTGCCACTTCGCAATGAACACTTCGTGTAGCTTAAGGTTTTGAACAATGGCCCTTTATCAGGCTTTTCCAAGTAATCTGAATTATACCGGGAATGTTGTACAAATCTGTCTCTGACCTCGGTTTGTTATCAAAGTAAAAATTCAGTGACTGTGCACACTATTCATGTTTCCCAGAAAATATCGGCGTTGAAACACGTCGATGACATCCAAAGTGTTAAAACGCGCCAATTTCTGTCGCGTGACTAGCGTACACGTGGCCCGTGTGCGTTTGCAGATGAAAAGCGAGGCAAGGAATGTCCTCGGTTCGTTTGAACGTACCTAATCCAGTTCAGGACGAGGAATTTAATTAATCACCAGCTTCGCGGCTAATACACCGGGACCACATGGGGGAGACTTTAATTCGAGCGATCCTGGCGTTTGATAACCCGACAGTAAACTACCGGGTGCTCGAATTAGGCTACGCCGATGATACGAAATCAGCAGGTGGCGATCTCAGCATCCGATTACTCCTCGCGGGCTTCTCGCGGTAGCCCGCTTTCTCGTAGCGTCGGTAACTAGCGCAGAATCTCAGTAGCGCCGCCACCTTTAAAGGTGACCGCGCTTAATTACGTACCAGATGCGGCCACGATTACGCTCGGCCCTTCTCACTTTGTTTCGTAAGCGGACGTCGACTAACGACCGCGACACTTCCGCGTACCAGAATTACTCAACCTCTCATCGTATCGATGATATTCAGATCCTTATCCAAACATCCTTTCCACGAATTGCTGAACAATCACTGAGCTCGGTAGCGGTAGATGCGAGGGTGGAACGGAACACCGCGTGGATAGATTTCGACACGATATTGAGGCACACCGAGTGTGTTTAGAACTTAGGATTTCTCTATCCATTTAGACATTTTGTGAAATGTAAAAGGAGTGCACTTGAGgtttaacaaaaaattcaagTGTCGCGTTGCATCAAAAGAACCAAACGACTTCGCCCGGGTCACGAGCTTCGGCGagccttcttcttcctctcagAAACCTTGCCAAGCCCGAAAGAGGCCCCAGACGCATTCCCACCCTTTTCGCGAAAGAATTCCCGCGCGGGTTCAACAACGAGTTCCATGTCGCCGCGGCAACGCGGGGAAGAAGACTCAGCGCGTGTTCCAGGGCCTTTTTCGCCGTCATTTCGCGGGACGACGTTCATTACAGCGCTGCTTCGCGAACAGCCGCGTACTACCGCTTAACTGTTTTGTCCCTGGCTGATGGATAACGAGTTCGCACGTTATTACTGGACACTCGGCCAGTTTTATGAGTCTAGATAGGGACGCGGCTCGGGCGGACCTGCGAGAGTTACCAGCGGTGGCGTTAACAGTGTGTTTACTGATAATGGTCCGCGGGGGTTGGTCCTGAGTGTCGGCCATATTAGTCCAACGTTTTAATTATTTGCGTCCACTTTGTAGCCTGGGAACGCTTCAGTAAAGAGGCCTTGAAATTCGTGACACGTGAAATTGGAAGTGCGTTGGTATTTCAATCGTTACGAAAGTGGAATAGCCTTTTGTAATTACATATTTCCAAGAAACATCTTAGCGGACCGCTATTTCCAATTCAGTGTTCAATAAGAACAGAATATGGCACCCAGCAGTTTCTCTTATTCGCTGTTAAGATTTCGTCTCCATAAACGGTTAATGAGACCCCGAAGTTGTTCAACCACTGATCAGACATTCTggtttcccgtttttttttttttttttttttttcaatcaaagcAGTGGACAGACGCTTTAGTAGCGGACCGATCATAAAGAACCCAGAGACCGTTTGAACCGTTTGCAACGGGGAGAGAAATGCTCGAGCGGCGGCTCGTTTGCATTTTGATAGAAAACGGAACTCGAGGTTTCCCTTCACCGGTCGGAAACTTTCATAAACGTCCGATCGTATCTTAACGATTTACTAATACGGCATAAATCCTGCGCCGATATCATCTGCCTGCGTGCTCGTTGCGCGTGAATCCTTTTAATAGAAAACCACGATTCGACAAATCAGCCGCGGAAAAGTGACCGTAAAACGCTCGGCGCTATCGATAATCGTCGCGTTGCGGACGATAATGACACGTTGCTCGCGCGTTAACGGCCTGCAACCTAATAAACCGGAACGCAGTCATCGCCGCCGCCGGACTTTTCAGAAAGCCATCGATACGCTCATCTATACCACGCTTTTCTCATCGAACTTGAGTAATGAGATCCAGTAACATTAATGTGAAACATATACCTATGTACTTATTCGCCAACAGAATTACGATCTCTCTACaccatatattaaaataattggaaGCAACTCGCGCGAGAACATTCTGCTACACCTATCTGATTAAATATTTCCCTGCTCCACCTATTTTCACATTACCCGCATTCAAACGTAACCAACTTCGACAACGCGCCTCTAATATCctgagaaactaaaaaaaaaacaagcataCAGCTTGAGGATATAAAAGACAATGGCAAGATCCACGAAGGAAGAGCAGAGGGTAAGGTATTTGTCTCCGCGCGTAACGGCAGCTGGCACCACCCCCGGATGTGGTAGGCGCGTCGGCCGGAAGCCCTATCGATAATTATTTATCTGGGTCCCTAATTAACTGCGCTTTAGCGGTGCTCGAGACAAAATTACGTGGGCTGCCGCGGCGGAGGACGCGGCGACGGTGCCCGCGACGATCGCTCGGAAGGGTGGCTACACCTGCGAGGCGCGATTCAACGGATACGGGTGGCGTTTTTTGCGCTTCTAGGTGTAGGCGTCCTCGCGCGACGCACCGGCCCTCCTCTTTGTCCTTCGCTCTATCCCCTGGTAACCGCGAGCATCACATTTGCATGGTTAATTAAACGAGTCGCCCTCCGCTCGATGTCGATCCCGATAGCGCTGACCGCCCTGTTTTCCACCGGTCTGGCACCGCGAATTTTAATTGCGCGCCGGCTCATCGCACCCGGGATCTCGACGGTCCTTGGGGAGCGTAACGTGCCGGCGCAGATCGCGAGCGGGTCCAATGACAAAACGGGGGAACGGCCGTGAAAGACGAACAACTCCGCGGAGTCGATAATCGAGCGGAGGATTTACGACGCGGGGTAAGTGTTCCCGTCCAGTCGCGATGCTCGAGATGGGATAGCGCTGATCGATCGCTCGACGCCCTATCTCCTTGGGGATAACCAGTCGCTTGGTCGCGCATCCAGCCGATCCGGTTAATTAGACGCTTAATTAGACACGTAGTAGGTTGATTATAGAAATGAGAGCAACCTGCGCGGTTTGTTTATGATGTATTAAAGCGTATTCCGTTTAATGTGCATCGGGAGCCCCTGGCGTGGTtggtctctctcttcctcccctcTCCGTTCTGGCTGTCGTGCGAGCCTGGGTGTGTGTGTAATCATACATGAACGGGCGAAATAAAAGGCCGCGAGCGTTATATAGGCAGTAAAGCCGCGCACACGTTGTAATTCAATGACATAATTTTTAGCCTGGAACACGGTAGAAAAGAGTCGTCGACGTCGATGGGGCTGCCTTCCGGTACGTGGAACCGGTAACCATCCGCACGGAACCACCGGGTTACCGGTCTTGTATTTATATAAAGTATAAACCAACAGCGAGAAACTAACGGGAAGAGGGGCAGATAGAGGGAGAGGGGTGGAAAGGGTGGAGGGAAGGTGGAAGAGAGCTGCAGGTTCTCCAGGGTACCCACAATGGGGTCCGTGCACCATACAGACGGCTCTATTCAGCTCCAAACAATGTAATCACAACTCAGCGCTTTCCGCGCCGTCTGCGACGTTCGCTTATCGATCGATGAATCGATCGTTGATCGACGGATCCCGGTTTGGGATTCAACGTCTCATGGTCCGTGAATCTCTGCGTTAATTAATTAACCGCTTGTCCACCGTCCGATCGACGACCCGAATCGTGCCGACCGCTACGCCGCCCTCGTCCTTTTATGAAATCGGTCTGGTTCGATCTTGGGAACTCACGGGAGAGAACCAAGAGGAAGTGAGGTACTTTCTGTCTGCCCGCTACAGCCAATTCTTCCTGACTTGCTCTGCGAGGGTACTAACGTTTCACCTTCGTCGCGTCTAAGTGGCTCATCGTGGATCTCAGGTACAAGTGGAGGTGCGATAGAGACGTTAAGGTCAGCGGGTTGAAGATTCTGAGAGTTTAAATAGGAGATGGAAGACTTGGAGCCCACTGTGCCGAGGCTAACGTGGTCATTTTCAGAGGATCAGTTACTTTGCTATTTGTAAGCGTTTCGATTCTACGAATGACAGCTATTTCAAAAGCAAAACGATTACTCTGAGTGGACTCAGTAGCTATTACTCGCAGCTGCAGGCCTTCCGGAGTATGCTTAATATCGTAAAACCTTTTAAACGCTCTTGAAGCCAACGTTGGGCCAGCACCTCGAAATGGGATTAGGAGCGATTTCGCAAGGATGCCCCCTCGTTTTCACGCTTAGTTCCGACTTCGTGGCGAGACGAGCGGCCAGATGAGGCCCAACGTTCGGCGCGCAGGGacgaaacgaaaaaagaaaaccGGGGAATTAATACTTTCGGGGCCCGCGAGTCGGCACGCAACGATCGAGCCACGTACGTGCGCGCGGGCCTTCGACCTCCTTCGAATTTGAATTACTGCGAGTCAGGTGAGCAAGGAGGTCGTTAATCGAGCCAGGTAGAAGAAGCATAAGCCCCGCGGAGTTGCTTGACCTGGGATTAGTCCAGCTGGTAGCGGTCGTCTCGCGACAGCCATCCTTAATCAACAACAATATCGCCGGTGATTATCGGGAAACGGGATTCTATCAAAGGGGAGGAAGAAAAACGAGCGGTCTCTTTGTTTTGCTACTCGACGCGTCGACAACGGGGCCCTTATGCTGGCGATAATTTACAGGCTCGCCTTTATGGGCTGCAGAATAATATGTATTAAGGGGACATTCCCCTCAAGTCACTCAAAAAATAAGGGAtcttcaggatttttttttgaaaaaagtatacaacttgCGGGGAAAAAAATTTATGGTCTCTATTTATTCGTTCTTCAAGGatatgaaaacattttttttttcttcatttttaatgaGATTGTCCCCGTAATATTTCTGCTA is part of the Andrena cerasifolii isolate SP2316 chromosome 1, iyAndCera1_principal, whole genome shotgun sequence genome and harbors:
- the LOC143377446 gene encoding uncharacterized protein LOC143377446 yields the protein MGKQMPKMSARVVSAIRNLRETHGSTSKEIMNYIASQYSAPEPIIQRQMHAALKRGLDYGILKRHHGHYFLNADADVQQLASTLVPVERSRRRRRMPSRRRRGSSRRRRSYARKRRRSSGRRRRRSRSRRRSRRRRSRRLRRGKRAATKLGTMGCTRCRCTAKKSRDTQDLRSCAIEPAAPEDDMCVYRKESDVERRSRHSKSRDRSLSRSRSSANSDRDAADDRQAIRDQD